A region of Paraburkholderia largidicola DNA encodes the following proteins:
- a CDS encoding translocation/assembly module TamB domain-containing protein yields MTTEPSENPSDHPPGDAAPGGEPPGGTPPRGPDGSPPDGAPPGKKPRRRGRLWKKIVWAITVPAVLVALVGGLLYGLVVTERGTAYAWQTAVKLLHGQLEGKLDGGAIATGLHMRDVRWRSLDGSGTDIRIDRIDGKWALSDKPWRFIVDYLHIGTVDARIAPSTSKSEPMSLPKDLRLPLQLAVRDLSVEKLILHEGASTSEYARLLFHGRSDGRHHEASVDRLDTPFGAVTAAAKLDGVRPFPLTGDAGYSGKVNDEAVQVRAHLSGSLETLIAELDASGMKLTGHARVEATPFAEVPLQRATLVFDHVNPQAFAPGAPLADLAVRAELQPVQRDAAGHVVPASGADVASMASAVAAASPVAAASSAGTASAVKSARAARPASAAKSARAASSASSPKAGRAASSAVLASAASAASAPLAASQVQGDATRGSPGFAVQGQVSIVNAKPGSIDAHLLPLIDARADVQLDARAQRISDLNVRLVKEATVTGGGALMGKRGQFDLKVAKLDLNALQSSVRPTQFAGPVSIRLNDDVQSVTLDLNDPKAALRVQGKVTLDPARTSFNDVRVSSGKGRIDLNGAIKRDASSTYNLKATLTDFDPLSLTTQTPSRAAAPAGGSGTNGASKGKGKRAQASPPKAPVKAPASRKIEARVNGTLTAAGLLAPTFTTKAEFRLGESVYDGLPMTGSGTIQLAGSRILPSRANLSVAGNQVDLQGSFGARGDRLRFHIDAPELERLGFGLAGLVAAQGDVTGTFEHPNVALDYKADSVVFGANKVGHAEGHAELRDGANGAMVFTTDARNISTAGVELNTLTARLNGTRAKHTLDAAATGTLQGRPLDLAVAANGKLTDARDGTHWDGTVTRLSNKGTPALNMETPLTVSAGGQRVTLGPTRLTLEGSVLDLKSFALDHGRIKSAGTLTGVSVARMLELRQEFTGVPSNLKTDVVFDGNWDFALGETATGHIELKRRGGDITIEVGRGFAPLGITDVAARADFSGGNQLNATVHAQASRIGVVDASAHTTLVPRDGVLTVSDEGPLSGSINANVPSLKTTGGLFGPSYLLDGHLALKLALGGTVAKPNLSGSLVGDGLSATLVDLGVQLKDGVVRIALSENLVDFQQVEFHGATGTLRATGRVRLDNTEPDLTASIVADQLELFASPDRQLTMSGSASVANAGTQGGLAINGKFVIDHALFDMPDKSEPRLGDDVVVVRPDGSVASGKPQEVGNSNKPVGAFAPRANIDIDLGQKFRFRGQGADVGLRGTITALSAPNLPLRAVGNVRVTEGSTYTAFGRKLGIENGFFTFNGPVANPGINILAMRRNQQVEAGVQVTGTIQSPVAKLVSEPNVPDNEKLSWLLFGHGTDQGNNVGQQSTMTTALALLGSASGKRIAQEFGLDEFSIGRSEVGLTDPQVVMVSKAMSEWLVIGYEQGLQSASNAIKATVNLTRYWSVAAYGGTFQGMDLQYTRRFDRLRW; encoded by the coding sequence ATGACGACGGAACCATCCGAGAACCCATCCGACCACCCGCCCGGCGACGCAGCGCCAGGCGGCGAGCCGCCGGGCGGCACTCCGCCGCGCGGTCCGGATGGTTCGCCGCCTGATGGTGCACCGCCGGGCAAGAAGCCGCGGCGGCGTGGGCGCCTGTGGAAAAAGATCGTGTGGGCGATTACCGTGCCGGCGGTGCTCGTGGCGTTGGTGGGCGGTCTGCTGTACGGCCTGGTGGTTACCGAACGCGGCACCGCGTACGCGTGGCAGACGGCCGTGAAGCTGCTGCACGGCCAGCTCGAAGGCAAGCTCGACGGCGGCGCGATCGCGACGGGGCTGCATATGCGCGACGTGCGCTGGCGCAGCCTCGACGGCAGCGGCACGGACATTCGCATCGACCGCATCGACGGGAAATGGGCGCTGTCCGACAAGCCGTGGCGTTTCATCGTCGATTATCTGCATATCGGCACCGTCGATGCGCGTATCGCGCCGTCGACGTCGAAGTCCGAGCCGATGAGCCTGCCGAAGGACCTGCGCCTGCCGCTGCAACTGGCCGTGCGCGATCTGAGCGTCGAGAAGCTGATCCTCCACGAGGGCGCATCGACCTCCGAATACGCGCGGCTGCTGTTTCATGGGCGCAGCGACGGGCGCCATCACGAAGCCTCCGTCGACCGCCTCGACACGCCGTTCGGCGCAGTGACGGCAGCGGCGAAGCTCGACGGCGTGCGGCCGTTTCCGTTGACGGGCGACGCCGGCTATTCCGGCAAGGTCAACGACGAAGCCGTGCAGGTGCGCGCGCATCTTTCCGGTTCGCTCGAAACGCTGATCGCCGAACTCGACGCATCGGGGATGAAGCTGACGGGCCACGCGCGGGTCGAGGCGACGCCGTTCGCGGAGGTGCCGTTGCAGCGCGCGACGCTGGTCTTCGATCACGTCAATCCGCAAGCCTTCGCGCCCGGCGCGCCGCTGGCCGATCTCGCGGTGCGCGCGGAACTCCAGCCGGTGCAGCGGGATGCGGCGGGGCATGTGGTGCCGGCGAGCGGGGCGGACGTGGCGAGCATGGCGAGTGCCGTAGCGGCTGCAAGCCCGGTCGCGGCGGCGAGTTCGGCAGGTACGGCGAGCGCGGTGAAATCCGCGCGTGCGGCACGTCCGGCGAGCGCGGCGAAATCTGCGCGTGCCGCCAGCTCGGCCAGTTCGCCAAAAGCCGGCCGCGCGGCAAGTTCCGCAGTCCTCGCGAGTGCAGCGAGTGCGGCAAGCGCACCGCTGGCGGCCTCTCAGGTGCAGGGCGACGCGACCCGTGGTTCGCCGGGCTTCGCGGTGCAAGGCCAGGTGTCGATCGTGAACGCGAAGCCCGGTTCGATCGACGCGCATCTGCTGCCGCTGATCGACGCGCGCGCCGATGTGCAGCTCGACGCCAGGGCGCAGCGCATTTCGGACCTCAATGTGCGTCTGGTCAAGGAAGCGACCGTCACGGGCGGCGGCGCGCTGATGGGCAAGCGCGGCCAGTTCGACCTGAAGGTCGCGAAGCTCGATCTGAACGCACTGCAATCCAGCGTGCGGCCGACGCAGTTCGCCGGTCCCGTCTCGATCCGGCTGAACGACGACGTGCAAAGCGTCACACTCGATCTGAACGATCCGAAGGCTGCGCTGCGCGTGCAAGGCAAGGTCACGCTCGATCCCGCACGCACCAGTTTCAACGACGTGCGCGTGAGTTCAGGCAAAGGGCGTATCGACCTGAATGGCGCGATCAAGCGCGATGCCAGTTCCACCTACAACCTGAAGGCGACGCTGACCGACTTCGATCCGCTGTCGCTGACGACGCAAACGCCGTCGCGCGCGGCGGCGCCAGCCGGCGGGAGCGGCACAAACGGCGCAAGCAAGGGCAAGGGCAAGCGTGCCCAGGCGAGTCCGCCGAAAGCGCCCGTGAAAGCACCCGCATCGCGCAAGATCGAAGCGCGCGTGAACGGCACGCTGACGGCGGCGGGCTTGCTCGCGCCGACCTTCACGACAAAAGCCGAGTTTCGTCTGGGCGAAAGCGTCTACGACGGCCTGCCGATGACAGGCAGCGGCACCATCCAGCTGGCCGGTTCGCGCATCCTGCCGAGCCGCGCGAATCTGTCGGTGGCGGGCAATCAGGTCGATCTGCAAGGCAGCTTCGGCGCGCGCGGCGACCGGCTGCGCTTTCATATCGACGCGCCGGAACTCGAGCGGCTCGGCTTCGGCCTCGCCGGCCTCGTCGCGGCGCAGGGCGACGTGACGGGTACTTTCGAGCATCCGAATGTCGCGCTCGACTACAAGGCCGACAGCGTCGTGTTCGGCGCGAACAAGGTCGGCCACGCGGAAGGTCACGCCGAGCTGCGCGACGGCGCGAACGGCGCGATGGTCTTCACGACGGATGCGCGCAACATCAGCACGGCGGGCGTCGAACTGAACACGCTCACCGCGCGCCTGAACGGCACGCGCGCGAAGCACACGCTCGACGCTGCCGCGACGGGCACGCTGCAAGGCCGCCCGCTCGATCTGGCCGTGGCCGCCAACGGCAAGCTCACCGATGCGCGCGACGGCACGCACTGGGACGGCACCGTCACGCGCCTGTCGAACAAGGGCACGCCCGCGCTGAACATGGAGACGCCGCTGACCGTCAGCGCCGGCGGCCAGCGCGTGACGCTCGGCCCGACCCGGCTCACGCTGGAAGGGTCGGTGCTCGACCTGAAGTCGTTCGCGCTCGATCACGGACGCATCAAGTCGGCGGGCACGCTGACGGGTGTATCGGTGGCGCGCATGCTCGAACTGCGCCAGGAATTTACGGGCGTGCCGTCGAACTTGAAGACGGACGTCGTGTTCGACGGCAACTGGGACTTTGCGCTCGGCGAGACGGCGACGGGCCATATCGAGCTGAAGCGGCGCGGCGGCGACATCACGATCGAAGTGGGACGCGGCTTCGCGCCGCTCGGCATCACCGACGTCGCGGCGCGCGCCGATTTCAGCGGCGGCAATCAGCTGAACGCGACCGTGCATGCGCAGGCGAGCCGCATCGGCGTGGTCGACGCGTCGGCGCACACGACGCTCGTGCCGCGCGACGGCGTGCTGACGGTCAGCGACGAAGGGCCGCTGTCGGGCTCGATCAACGCGAATGTGCCGTCTCTGAAAACGACGGGCGGCCTGTTCGGGCCGAGCTATCTGCTCGACGGCCATCTGGCGCTGAAGCTAGCACTCGGCGGCACGGTCGCAAAGCCGAATCTGTCGGGCTCGCTGGTGGGCGACGGGTTGTCCGCGACGCTCGTCGATCTCGGCGTGCAGTTGAAGGACGGCGTGGTGCGCATCGCACTGTCCGAGAATCTCGTCGATTTCCAGCAGGTCGAGTTCCACGGCGCAACGGGCACGCTGCGCGCGACGGGCCGCGTGCGGCTGGATAACACCGAGCCCGATCTGACGGCCAGCATCGTCGCCGATCAGCTCGAACTCTTCGCGTCGCCGGACCGGCAGCTGACGATGTCGGGCAGCGCGAGCGTTGCCAACGCGGGCACCCAGGGCGGACTCGCGATCAACGGCAAGTTCGTCATCGATCACGCACTGTTCGACATGCCCGACAAGTCCGAGCCGCGGCTGGGCGACGACGTCGTGGTGGTGCGTCCGGACGGATCGGTGGCGAGCGGCAAGCCGCAGGAAGTCGGCAATTCGAACAAGCCCGTCGGCGCGTTTGCGCCGCGCGCGAACATCGATATCGATCTCGGCCAGAAATTCCGCTTCCGCGGCCAGGGCGCGGACGTTGGCTTGCGCGGCACGATCACGGCGCTGTCCGCGCCGAATCTGCCGCTGCGCGCCGTCGGCAATGTGCGCGTGACGGAAGGTTCGACCTATACGGCGTTCGGCCGCAAGCTCGGCATCGAAAACGGCTTCTTCACGTTCAACGGGCCGGTCGCGAACCCTGGCATCAACATTCTCGCGATGCGCCGCAACCAGCAGGTCGAAGCGGGCGTGCAGGTGACGGGCACGATCCAGTCGCCCGTCGCGAAGCTGGTCTCGGAGCCGAACGTGCCGGACAACGAAAAGCTGTCGTGGCTGCTGTTCGGACACGGCACCGATCAGGGCAACAACGTCGGCCAGCAAAGCACGATGACGACGGCGCTCGCGCTGCTCGGCAGCGCGAGCGGCAAGCGCATCGCGCAGGAGTTCGGGCTCGACGAGTTCTCGATCGGGCGGAGCGAAGTGGGGCTGACCGATCCGCAGGTCGTGATGGTGTCGAAGGCGATGAGCGAATGGCTCGTGATCGGCTACGAACAGGGCTTGCAGTCGGCGAGCAACGCGATCAAGGCGACGGTGAATCTGACGCGTTACTGGTCGGTGGCCGCGTACGGCGGCACGTTCCAGGGGATGGACCTGCAGTACACGCGTCGTTTCGACCGTCTGCGGTGGTGA
- the metG gene encoding methionine--tRNA ligase: MSATDATAVQSADLTAAGAPKGRRQILVTSALPYANGQIHIGHLVEYIQTDIWVRALRMHGHEVYYVGADDTHGTPIMLKAEQEGITPKQLIERVWQEHKRDFDNFGISFDNYYSTDSEENRVLSESIYTALQAAGLIEARDIEQAYDPVKEMFLPDRFIKGECPKCHAKDQYGDNCEVCGSTYQPTELINPYSVVSGATPVKKTSTHYFFKLSDPRCENFLRGWVGGLAQQEATNKMREWLGDAGEAKLADWDISRDAPYFGFEIPGAPGKYFYVWLDAPVGYYASFRNLAEKRGLDFDAWTKKGSTTEQYHFIGKDILYFHTLFWPAMLEFSGHRTPTNVFAHGFLTVDGAKMSKSRGTFITANSVIETGMNPEWLRYYFAAKLNSTMEDIDLNLEDFQARVNSDLVGKYVNIASRAAGFLIKRFDGRVQDSAMQHPLLASLRAAIPQIAAHYEARDYGRALRQTMELADAVNAYVDSAKPWDQAKDPANAVALHETCSVSLEAFRLLSLALKPVLPKVIEAAESFLGIEPLTWSHADTPLSSARAINAYKHLMTRVDPKQIEALLTANRGSLQPTASPEAQAADAKTKAKAHAKAAAAAHGDAQAKPDDSGIITIDDFAKIDLRIAKIVDCRAVEGSDKLLQLTLDVGEEKTRNVFSGIKSAYQPEQLVGKLTVMVANLAPRKMKFGLSEGMVLAASAADEKAEPGIYVLEPDSGAKPGMRVK, from the coding sequence ATGTCAGCAACCGACGCCACCGCGGTTCAATCCGCGGACCTCACCGCCGCCGGCGCGCCGAAGGGCCGCCGCCAGATCCTCGTCACGTCTGCCCTGCCGTACGCGAACGGGCAAATCCATATCGGCCATCTGGTCGAATATATCCAGACGGACATCTGGGTCCGGGCGCTGCGAATGCACGGGCACGAGGTCTACTACGTCGGCGCCGACGACACGCACGGCACCCCGATCATGCTGAAGGCGGAGCAGGAAGGCATCACGCCGAAGCAGCTGATCGAGCGTGTGTGGCAGGAGCACAAGCGCGATTTCGACAACTTCGGCATTTCGTTCGACAACTACTACTCGACCGATTCCGAAGAGAACCGCGTGCTGTCCGAGTCGATCTACACGGCGCTGCAGGCGGCCGGCCTGATCGAAGCGCGCGACATCGAGCAGGCATACGACCCCGTCAAGGAAATGTTCCTGCCGGACCGCTTCATCAAGGGCGAATGCCCGAAGTGCCACGCGAAGGACCAGTACGGCGACAACTGCGAAGTGTGCGGCTCGACCTATCAGCCGACCGAGCTGATCAACCCGTACTCGGTCGTGTCGGGCGCGACGCCCGTGAAGAAGACCTCGACGCACTACTTCTTCAAGCTGTCCGATCCGCGCTGCGAGAATTTCCTGCGCGGCTGGGTCGGCGGTCTGGCGCAGCAGGAAGCGACCAACAAGATGCGCGAATGGCTCGGCGACGCGGGCGAAGCGAAGCTCGCCGACTGGGACATCTCGCGCGACGCGCCCTACTTCGGCTTCGAGATTCCCGGCGCGCCGGGCAAGTATTTCTACGTGTGGCTTGACGCGCCCGTGGGCTACTACGCGAGTTTCCGCAATCTGGCGGAAAAGCGCGGCCTCGATTTCGACGCGTGGACGAAAAAAGGCTCGACGACCGAGCAGTATCACTTTATCGGCAAGGACATCCTGTATTTCCACACGCTGTTCTGGCCGGCGATGCTCGAATTCTCGGGCCACCGCACGCCGACCAACGTGTTCGCGCACGGCTTCCTGACCGTCGACGGCGCGAAGATGTCGAAGTCGCGTGGCACCTTCATCACGGCCAACAGCGTGATCGAAACGGGCATGAACCCGGAGTGGCTGCGCTACTACTTCGCGGCCAAGCTGAACAGCACGATGGAAGACATCGACCTGAACCTCGAGGACTTCCAGGCGCGCGTGAACAGCGACCTCGTCGGCAAGTACGTGAACATCGCGAGCCGCGCGGCGGGCTTTTTGATCAAGCGTTTCGACGGCCGCGTGCAGGACAGCGCGATGCAGCATCCGCTGCTCGCGTCGCTGCGCGCCGCGATTCCGCAGATCGCCGCGCACTACGAAGCACGCGACTATGGCCGCGCGCTGCGTCAGACGATGGAACTCGCGGACGCCGTCAATGCGTACGTCGATTCGGCCAAGCCGTGGGATCAGGCGAAGGACCCGGCCAATGCCGTCGCGCTGCACGAAACGTGCAGCGTGTCGCTGGAGGCGTTCCGGTTGCTGTCGCTGGCGCTCAAGCCCGTGCTGCCGAAGGTCATCGAAGCGGCCGAATCGTTCCTCGGCATCGAGCCGCTGACGTGGTCGCACGCGGATACGCCGCTGAGTTCGGCGCGCGCGATCAACGCGTACAAGCATCTGATGACACGCGTCGATCCGAAGCAGATCGAAGCGCTGCTCACCGCGAACCGCGGCTCGCTGCAGCCGACTGCGTCGCCCGAAGCGCAAGCCGCCGACGCAAAGACCAAAGCCAAGGCGCACGCGAAAGCGGCGGCAGCCGCCCACGGCGACGCGCAAGCGAAGCCCGACGACAGCGGCATCATCACGATCGACGACTTCGCGAAGATCGATCTGCGCATCGCGAAGATCGTCGACTGCCGCGCGGTCGAAGGGTCGGACAAGCTGCTGCAACTGACGCTCGACGTCGGCGAAGAGAAGACGCGCAACGTGTTCTCAGGCATCAAGTCGGCGTATCAGCCGGAGCAGCTGGTCGGCAAGCTGACCGTGATGGTCGCGAACCTCGCGCCGCGCAAGATGAAGTTCGGGCTGTCGGAAGGCATGGTGCTCGCGGCATCGGCGGCTGACGAAAAGGCCGAACCGGGCATCTATGTGCTCGAACCGGACAGCGGCGCGAAGCCCGGCATGCGCGTGAAATAA
- a CDS encoding adhesin, giving the protein MSTEFSLDQFESLVARCDYDAAHEALIALLNTFISKRGRLPGVDLAFADPTVARSEAGANTLQRIADAVTTLLADPRFVLSNLQFNQLFAGRHWLNMIFVASSYGNSDHILRALLAHPADPAAQADATALIRKQIVLYTLESAYDIDLADLAKAEPVLAASLGMSVVASAVVISPIAHAKRERMIEWLPGALESIDDLDDLQGTAVCGAYMHCSYSDLPGRHEIKRGISHLVRAKLGTLGLLDGEAHVARATSSGAQGTRKPLMIVVLEWFNGGHSIYRTHSRTMLAAREHFEVVAFGEAQHVDEAGRAVFDRFIPFDYPEYVGDIVRQVQDFAQAHQAQVLYMPSVGMFAHTIFLTNVRIAPLQIAALGHPATMHASCIDYVSVEEDFVGDPACFSEKLMRLPKDGQPYVPSTLLADITPGIPERGEFVDIAVTASAMKLNPRFLDACRRIIDTADIPVRLHFMTAWSEGLDIAYVRRLIEAALPREHAWVYGGLAYPGYLKAINAMDMFVSPFPFGNTNGIVDALTLGLPGVNLCGREVFEHIDSGLFGRAGMPAWLTTYSVEEYVRAAVRLATQHEERDRLRRRLIEEKAVERIFEGRPEAFGRNVLALLNAQARETRKSNEKSKAKAK; this is encoded by the coding sequence ATGAGCACTGAATTTTCCCTGGACCAGTTCGAATCCCTTGTCGCACGTTGCGACTACGACGCCGCGCACGAAGCATTGATTGCGCTGCTCAACACGTTCATCTCGAAACGAGGCCGGCTGCCGGGCGTCGATCTGGCATTCGCCGACCCGACGGTTGCCCGGAGCGAAGCGGGCGCAAACACGCTGCAGCGCATCGCCGACGCCGTCACCACGCTCCTTGCCGATCCGCGCTTCGTACTCAGCAATCTGCAGTTCAATCAGCTGTTCGCCGGCCGTCATTGGCTCAACATGATCTTTGTGGCGTCGTCGTACGGCAATTCGGATCACATTCTTCGCGCATTGCTGGCGCACCCCGCAGACCCGGCGGCGCAGGCCGACGCGACGGCGCTGATCCGCAAGCAGATCGTGTTGTACACCCTCGAATCCGCGTACGACATCGACCTCGCCGATCTCGCGAAAGCCGAGCCGGTGCTCGCGGCGAGCCTTGGCATGTCCGTGGTGGCTTCCGCCGTCGTGATCTCGCCCATCGCTCACGCCAAGCGCGAACGCATGATCGAATGGCTGCCGGGCGCGCTCGAATCGATCGACGATCTCGACGACCTGCAAGGCACGGCCGTATGCGGCGCCTACATGCATTGCAGTTATTCGGACCTGCCGGGCCGGCATGAGATCAAGCGCGGTATCAGCCATCTCGTGCGCGCGAAGCTCGGCACGCTCGGACTGCTCGACGGTGAAGCCCACGTCGCGCGCGCCACGTCGTCCGGCGCGCAAGGCACGCGCAAACCGCTGATGATCGTCGTGCTCGAATGGTTCAACGGCGGTCATTCGATCTACCGCACGCATTCGCGCACCATGCTTGCCGCACGCGAGCACTTCGAAGTCGTCGCCTTCGGCGAAGCGCAACACGTGGACGAAGCGGGCCGCGCGGTGTTCGACCGCTTCATCCCGTTCGACTACCCCGAATATGTCGGCGATATCGTCCGCCAGGTGCAGGACTTCGCCCAGGCGCATCAGGCACAGGTGCTGTACATGCCGAGCGTCGGCATGTTCGCGCACACGATCTTTCTGACCAATGTGCGCATCGCGCCGTTGCAGATTGCCGCGCTCGGCCATCCGGCGACGATGCACGCGTCGTGCATCGACTATGTGAGCGTCGAAGAGGACTTCGTCGGCGACCCGGCGTGCTTCAGCGAAAAGCTGATGCGTCTGCCGAAGGACGGCCAGCCGTATGTGCCATCCACCTTGCTCGCCGACATCACCCCGGGCATTCCCGAGCGCGGCGAGTTCGTCGACATCGCGGTGACGGCGAGCGCGATGAAGCTCAATCCGCGCTTTCTCGATGCCTGCCGGCGGATCATCGATACGGCGGACATCCCTGTGCGCCTGCACTTCATGACGGCGTGGTCGGAGGGACTCGACATCGCGTATGTACGTCGGCTGATCGAGGCCGCGCTGCCGCGCGAGCATGCATGGGTCTATGGCGGACTGGCCTATCCGGGCTATCTGAAGGCCATCAACGCGATGGACATGTTCGTAAGCCCGTTCCCGTTCGGCAATACCAACGGCATCGTCGATGCGCTCACGCTTGGCTTGCCTGGCGTCAACCTGTGCGGTCGCGAGGTGTTCGAGCATATCGACAGCGGACTCTTCGGACGCGCCGGCATGCCCGCGTGGCTGACCACCTATTCGGTGGAGGAATACGTTCGCGCGGCAGTGCGGCTCGCCACGCAGCATGAGGAACGGGACAGGTTGCGCCGCAGATTGATCGAAGAAAAGGCCGTCGAGCGCATTTTCGAGGGACGACCCGAGGCATTCGGCAGGAACGTGCTTGCGCTCCTGAACGCTCAGGCACGCGAAACGCGGAAGTCTAACGAGAAATCGAAAGCGAAGGCGAAGTAA